A genomic region of Xanthomonas fragariae contains the following coding sequences:
- a CDS encoding magnesium and cobalt transport protein CorA, which translates to MNHHGPHPDNPSCVITCAYYDGDAERHDISLEQISDVLRRPDGFVWVGLYEPQESVLHKLQDEFGLHDLAIEDALKAHQRPKAESYGNSLFVVVNTAQLVNERIRYGETHAFLGARFLLTVRHGASLSYTPVRHRVEREPAMLRMGASFCLYGVLDFVVDNYLPIMDEFRDALEGLEKDIFADDYKRDTVVHLYELKRELNKMRLVVAPLQDVLSHLKRNPGALIHDEVGIYLRDVLDHAVRINDAIDTLREMLGTALSVNLSMVTLAQGETVKRLGAWAALLAAPTLITSWYGMNFTHMPELDKRYAYPLLVAGVVGSCLVLYRLFKRARWL; encoded by the coding sequence ATGAACCACCATGGCCCCCATCCGGATAACCCGTCCTGCGTCATCACCTGCGCCTATTACGATGGCGACGCCGAGCGCCACGACATCAGCCTGGAGCAGATCAGCGATGTGCTGCGGCGCCCGGACGGGTTCGTCTGGGTCGGCCTGTACGAACCGCAGGAATCGGTGCTGCACAAGCTGCAGGACGAGTTCGGCCTGCATGATCTGGCGATCGAGGATGCGCTCAAGGCGCACCAGCGCCCGAAGGCCGAGAGCTACGGAAATTCGCTGTTCGTGGTGGTCAACACCGCGCAGTTGGTCAACGAACGCATCCGCTACGGCGAGACCCACGCGTTTTTAGGTGCGCGTTTTCTGCTGACCGTGCGCCATGGTGCCTCGCTGTCCTATACGCCAGTGCGGCACCGGGTCGAACGCGAACCGGCGATGCTGCGCATGGGCGCCTCATTTTGTCTGTACGGCGTGCTCGACTTCGTGGTCGACAACTACTTGCCGATCATGGACGAGTTTCGCGACGCCCTGGAAGGGCTGGAGAAAGACATCTTCGCCGACGACTACAAACGCGACACCGTGGTGCACCTGTACGAACTCAAGCGCGAACTCAACAAGATGCGCCTGGTAGTCGCGCCGCTGCAGGACGTGCTCTCGCACCTCAAGCGCAACCCCGGCGCGCTGATCCACGACGAAGTCGGCATCTACCTGCGCGACGTGCTCGATCACGCCGTACGCATCAACGATGCCATCGACACCTTGCGCGAAATGCTGGGCACCGCGCTGAGCGTCAACCTCTCGATGGTGACACTGGCTCAGGGCGAAACCGTCAAACGGCTGGGCGCCTGGGCCGCCCTCCTGGCCGCTCCCACCTTAATCACCAGCTGGTATGGCATGAACTTCACCCACATGCCCGAACTGGACAAACGCTATGCGTATCCGCTGCTGGTGGCCGGCGTGGTGGGTTCGTGTCTGGTGTTGTATCGCCTATTCAAGCGCGCGCGGTGGCTGTGA
- a CDS encoding IS5 family transposase (programmed frameshift), with protein sequence MRQKTYPSDMSRERFEHILPILEQARKRTKPRRVDMYEVWCAVLYVLRTGCQWRALPSDFPKWRTVHAYFAKWSECDDEGVSLLERALKKSQVGVARQKQERNIFSRFLIVDAQSVKNTDTAGQKGYDAGKKVSGIKRHIAVDTQGLPHAIAVTTAEVTDRKGALQALERCQSNLTHVQSLLCDSGYIGVPFAEGVREILGEQLTVQIAKRSELHTFKVMPKRWIVERSFAWLEKNRRLWKNCERKLNTSLQFIHLAFLALLLKRS encoded by the exons ATGCGCCAAAAAACCTATCCGAGCGACATGAGCCGGGAGCGTTTCGAACACATCCTCCCGATCCTGGAACAAGCGCGCAAGCGCACCAAGCCACGCCGAGTGGATATGTATGAGGTGTGGTGCGCAGTGTTGTACGTGCTGCGAACCGGTTGCCAATGGCGAGCGCTACCCAGCGACTTTCCGAAGTGGCGGACCGTGCACGCGTACTTTGCCAAGTGGAGCGAGTGCGACGATGAAGGAGTGAGCCTGCTGGAGCGGGCGCTCAAAAAATC TCAGGTTGGCGTGGCCCGCCAGAAACAGGAGCGCAACATCTTCAGCAGGTTCTTGATCGTGGACGCGCAGAGCGTCAAGAACACGGACACAGCCGGGCAAAAGGGATATGACGCGGGCAAAAAGGTGTCGGGCATCAAGCGGCATATCGCTGTTGATACCCAGGGGTTGCCCCATGCCATCGCGGTGACGACGGCGGAGGTGACCGACCGCAAAGGTGCGCTGCAGGCGCTGGAGCGCTGTCAGTCAAACTTGACGCATGTACAAAGCCTGCTGTGCGACAGTGGTTACATCGGAGTACCGTTTGCCGAAGGCGTGCGAGAGATTCTAGGCGAGCAGCTCACGGTGCAGATTGCCAAGCGCAGCGAATTGCACACCTTCAAGGTCATGCCCAAGCGCTGGATCGTCGAGCGCAGTTTTGCCTGGCTGGAGAAAAACCGAAGGCTTTGGAAGAACTGCGAGCGCAAACTCAACACCAGCTTGCAGTTCATCCATCTGGCCTTCTTGGCGCTTCTACTCAAAAGATCGTGA
- a CDS encoding IS5 family transposase, which yields MRTRRPAAEDRPAAELFRSWLENQIDLRHPLARLSQRMPWTALEQALSSRLPATQAGGGRPALPVRLIAGLLYLKHAYDLSDEAVCERWLENPYWQFFTGEVVFQTRLPSDASSLTRWRQRLGEAGMEELLAHTINAAHAMQAVDARELSRVIVDTTVQEKAIAYPTDSRLLEVARKKLVLLAKRHGIGLRQSYARQGPALSRKAGRYAHARQFKRMRRVLRRQRTVLGRLVRDIQRKLDQVNTGVRERIAVWLERAQRLYTQRPKDKQKLYALHASEVECIGKGKARQAYEFGVKVGIAVTACKGLVVGARSFPGNPYDGDTLAEQLEQTRGLLQDVSVEPTVAIVDLGDRGREVDGVQVLHRGKAKTLTRRQWRWIKRRQAVEPVIGHLKDDCRLRRCRLKGAQGDALHVLGCAAGYNLRWLLRWIAFLRAWMRAMGWSSLSTVPLSPTALGA from the coding sequence ATGCGTACACGCCGTCCTGCTGCCGAAGACAGACCCGCCGCCGAGTTGTTTCGTTCGTGGCTGGAGAACCAGATCGATCTGCGTCATCCGCTGGCGCGGCTGAGCCAACGGATGCCGTGGACGGCGTTGGAGCAAGCACTTTCATCGCGCTTGCCGGCCACCCAGGCCGGTGGCGGTCGGCCGGCATTGCCGGTGCGGCTGATTGCCGGTTTGCTCTACCTCAAACACGCCTACGACCTGTCCGATGAAGCGGTGTGCGAGCGCTGGCTGGAGAATCCGTACTGGCAGTTCTTCACCGGTGAGGTCGTGTTCCAGACGCGCTTGCCGAGCGATGCCAGCTCGCTGACGCGCTGGCGGCAGCGCCTGGGTGAGGCCGGGATGGAAGAGCTGCTGGCGCACACCATCAACGCCGCGCATGCGATGCAGGCGGTGGACGCACGCGAGTTGTCGCGGGTGATCGTGGACACCACGGTGCAGGAAAAGGCGATCGCCTATCCGACCGACAGCCGTTTGCTGGAGGTGGCACGCAAGAAGCTGGTGTTACTGGCCAAGCGGCACGGCATCGGATTGCGGCAGAGCTACGCGCGGCAAGGCCCGGCCCTGAGCCGCAAGGCAGGTCGGTATGCGCATGCGCGCCAGTTCAAGCGGATGCGGCGCGTGCTGCGACGTCAACGCACAGTGCTGGGACGGCTCGTGCGCGACATCCAACGCAAACTCGATCAGGTAAACACCGGCGTGCGCGAGCGCATCGCTGTCTGGCTGGAACGTGCGCAACGGCTGTACACGCAGCGTCCGAAGGACAAACAAAAACTGTACGCATTGCATGCCTCGGAAGTGGAATGCATTGGCAAGGGCAAGGCGCGTCAAGCGTACGAATTCGGCGTCAAGGTCGGCATTGCGGTCACCGCCTGCAAGGGATTGGTCGTGGGTGCGCGCAGCTTCCCGGGCAACCCGTACGACGGCGATACCTTGGCCGAGCAGCTGGAGCAGACACGCGGGTTGCTGCAGGATGTGAGCGTAGAACCGACGGTGGCGATCGTGGACCTGGGCGATCGCGGGCGCGAAGTCGATGGCGTGCAGGTCCTGCATCGCGGCAAGGCCAAGACGCTGACGCGACGGCAATGGCGCTGGATCAAGCGACGGCAGGCGGTGGAGCCGGTGATCGGACATCTGAAAGACGACTGCCGGTTGCGTCGCTGCAGGCTGAAAGGTGCCCAAGGCGATGCGCTGCACGTGCTCGGCTGCGCCGCTGGCTACAACCTGCGCTGGCTGCTGCGCTGGATCGCGTTTTTGCGTGCCTGGATGCGGGCGATGGGATGGTCATCCTTGAGTACCGTGCCGCTGTCACCGACGGCACTTGGCGCTTGA
- a CDS encoding DegQ family serine endoprotease — translation MNHRIRTQMFGLIAMTLPLIACAQRPAPVAKDTAPIAVNRSATPAPQLVAGLPDFTNLVEQVGSGVVNIETTITRKDAMAHQRRGGQDGGAMPGDEQMPEFFRRFFGPDFQMPGGPRQGQGPGQDDDDGGIAGKSMGSGFIISADGYVLTNHHVVDGASEVTVKLTDRREFKAKVVGSDEQFDVALLKIEAKGLPTVRIGDSKTLRPGQWVVAIGSPFGLDHSVTAGIVSATGRSNPYADQRYVPFIQTDVAINQGNSGGPLLNTRGEVVGINSQIFSASGGYMGISFAIPIDLAFSAAEQIKATGHVSRGMLGVAVGPIDALKAQGLGLPDTRGALVNDIPAGSPAAKAGIEVGDVIRSIDGKNIQAYSDLPPMIGLLPPGTKVTLDVLRDGKPRKVAVTLATLDNPSGNAAPRAAADKAKPSAPASVELLGLQVVDLTAAERSGLGLEAGQGVRIAAVTGSQARDTSPPLSPGQVILRVGRISVGSVAELNRALAGYKKGDVIMVLISSGRANSYVAIKAG, via the coding sequence ATGAACCATCGCATCCGCACCCAAATGTTTGGCCTGATCGCCATGACCCTACCGTTGATCGCTTGCGCGCAGCGGCCTGCGCCGGTCGCCAAGGACACCGCGCCGATCGCCGTCAACCGCAGCGCCACGCCAGCGCCGCAGCTGGTGGCGGGTCTACCGGATTTCACCAACCTGGTCGAACAGGTCGGCTCGGGCGTGGTTAACATCGAAACCACCATTACCCGCAAGGACGCCATGGCGCATCAGCGGCGGGGGGGACAGGACGGCGGCGCCATGCCGGGCGATGAGCAGATGCCGGAGTTCTTCCGCCGTTTCTTCGGGCCGGACTTCCAAATGCCGGGCGGACCGCGTCAGGGGCAGGGCCCCGGCCAGGACGATGACGACGGCGGTATCGCCGGCAAGTCGATGGGCTCGGGTTTCATCATTTCCGCCGACGGCTACGTGCTGACCAACCATCACGTGGTCGATGGCGCCAGCGAAGTCACCGTCAAGCTGACCGACCGGCGCGAGTTCAAGGCCAAGGTGGTTGGCAGCGACGAGCAATTTGATGTGGCGCTGCTGAAGATCGAGGCCAAGGGTCTGCCGACGGTGCGCATCGGCGATTCCAAAACGCTCAGGCCGGGCCAGTGGGTGGTGGCGATCGGCTCGCCGTTCGGCCTGGATCACTCGGTCACCGCCGGTATCGTCAGCGCCACCGGCCGCAGCAATCCGTATGCGGACCAGCGCTATGTGCCCTTCATCCAGACCGACGTGGCGATCAATCAGGGCAACTCCGGCGGCCCGCTGCTCAACACGCGCGGTGAAGTGGTTGGCATCAATTCGCAGATCTTCTCCGCTTCGGGCGGCTATATGGGCATCAGCTTCGCGATCCCGATCGATCTGGCCTTCAGCGCTGCCGAGCAGATCAAGGCCACCGGCCACGTGAGTCGCGGCATGCTGGGCGTGGCGGTCGGCCCGATCGATGCACTCAAGGCGCAGGGCCTGGGCTTGCCGGATACGCGCGGTGCGCTGGTGAACGACATTCCCGCCGGCAGTCCTGCAGCCAAGGCCGGCATTGAGGTGGGCGATGTGATCCGCAGCATCGATGGCAAGAATATCCAGGCCTACAGCGATCTACCGCCAATGATCGGCTTGTTGCCGCCGGGCACCAAGGTGACCCTGGACGTGCTGCGTGACGGCAAGCCGCGCAAGGTGGCCGTCACCCTGGCAACGCTGGACAACCCGTCCGGCAACGCCGCACCGCGCGCCGCGGCCGACAAGGCCAAGCCCAGCGCCCCGGCCAGCGTGGAACTGCTCGGCCTGCAAGTCGTCGATCTGACCGCCGCCGAGCGCAGCGGCCTGGGCCTGGAAGCGGGACAGGGTGTGCGCATCGCCGCGGTGACAGGTTCGCAGGCGCGCGACACTTCGCCGCCGCTTTCTCCCGGTCAGGTCATCCTGCGGGTGGGTAGGATCTCGGTTGGCAGCGTGGCCGAGTTGAATCGTGCGCTGGCCGGTTACAAAAAAGGCGACGTAATCATGGTGCTAATCTCTAGTGGACGAGCAAACAGCTACGTAGCTATTAAGGCAGGCTGA
- a CDS encoding sigma-E factor negative regulatory protein, translating to MRHNPAMSTTDKFELHYRQQLSALVDGELNTDESRFLLRRLAHDEELAGCHERWQLCGDVLRGAASAPAPSDFAARVRSAIAAEPVPQEHRTRRPAARWRWGGGAAIAASVAAIALFIARERLPQTALPASDMPVYATAAQMPAASQVPVTPVAPKVPVAPGPATPDDIVALAAAAPAAALASTRRGAATRNQQVARSVAWRQQQTPTRMVATATPAPATVTPAAPSNPFTHSDTTLQPRPWPRAALSGAGERPLDASVRQSGQGAAFYPFEPAPQIVTSPALSRPLPVQLPQN from the coding sequence ATGAGGCATAACCCTGCCATGTCCACCACCGACAAGTTCGAGCTTCACTATCGTCAGCAGCTGTCCGCGCTGGTGGACGGCGAATTGAATACCGACGAGTCGCGCTTTTTGTTGCGCCGTCTGGCCCACGATGAAGAACTTGCCGGTTGCCACGAACGCTGGCAGCTATGCGGCGATGTGTTGCGCGGTGCGGCCAGTGCGCCAGCACCATCGGATTTTGCAGCGCGTGTGCGTAGCGCCATCGCTGCTGAGCCCGTTCCACAGGAGCACCGGACGAGGCGCCCGGCCGCGCGTTGGCGTTGGGGTGGTGGCGCGGCGATTGCAGCGTCGGTTGCCGCAATTGCTTTATTCATCGCGCGCGAACGTCTTCCTCAGACCGCCTTGCCTGCCTCGGATATGCCGGTGTATGCCACCGCAGCGCAGATGCCTGCGGCTTCGCAGGTTCCGGTCACACCAGTGGCACCGAAGGTTCCGGTCGCGCCTGGCCCGGCGACCCCTGATGACATTGTCGCGCTCGCCGCGGCAGCGCCGGCCGCAGCGCTGGCGTCCACCCGCCGTGGCGCGGCTACGCGCAACCAGCAGGTGGCGCGTAGCGTGGCTTGGCGTCAGCAACAAACGCCGACCCGCATGGTGGCGACCGCCACGCCGGCACCGGCGACTGTAACCCCCGCAGCGCCCTCCAACCCGTTCACGCATTCCGATACGACGCTGCAGCCACGCCCGTGGCCGCGCGCGGCTTTATCCGGGGCTGGCGAAAGGCCGCTCGACGCCAGTGTCCGGCAAAGCGGCCAAGGCGCCGCGTTCTACCCGTTCGAGCCCGCGCCACAGATCGTGACCAGCCCGGCGCTAAGCCGGCCGCTGCCGGTGCAGTTGCCACAGAACTGA
- the rpoE gene encoding RNA polymerase sigma factor RpoE, with protein MAEVDTPQELDLELVRRVQRGESAAFDVLVRKYQHRIVALIGRYIADWSESQDVAQDAFVRAYRAINSFRGDSQFYTWLHRIAVNTAKNHLAAHNRRPPADDIEISDAERCDGGIRLRDTDTPERELMRQELEQTVMRAVQALPEALRSAITMREVDGLSYDEIARKMDCPIGTVRSRIFRAREAIDIELRPLLETESATRERHAV; from the coding sequence ATGGCCGAAGTCGATACACCTCAGGAGCTGGATCTGGAATTGGTCCGGCGTGTGCAGCGCGGCGAAAGCGCAGCGTTCGATGTGCTGGTGCGCAAATACCAGCATCGAATCGTCGCGCTGATCGGGCGCTACATCGCCGACTGGAGCGAAAGCCAGGACGTGGCCCAGGACGCATTTGTGCGCGCATACCGCGCGATCAACAGTTTCCGCGGCGACTCCCAGTTCTATACGTGGTTGCACCGCATTGCCGTCAACACTGCCAAGAATCATCTGGCTGCGCACAACCGCCGGCCACCCGCCGACGACATCGAGATCAGCGATGCCGAGCGGTGCGATGGTGGGATCCGATTGCGCGATACCGACACACCGGAGCGCGAATTGATGCGACAGGAGCTGGAACAAACGGTGATGCGTGCGGTCCAAGCCCTACCGGAAGCACTCCGGTCGGCCATCACCATGCGCGAGGTGGACGGGCTGAGTTATGACGAAATCGCGCGAAAGATGGATTGCCCGATCGGAACGGTGCGCTCGCGCATCTTCCGGGCGCGCGAGGCCATCGACATCGAGCTGCGGCCTCTATTGGAGACCGAAAGCGCTACCCGTGAGCGACACGCTGTATGA
- a CDS encoding 3-hydroxyacyl-CoA dehydrogenase NAD-binding domain-containing protein, with translation MLPGFDGLRFSHWQADLREDGVVVLSLDRQGAPVNALSQEVLLELDALVERLALEPPKGVVLRSGKANGFIAGADLKEFQEFDRKGTVNDAIHRGQSVFQKLAELHCPTVAAIHGFCMGGGTEIALACRYRVASNDGSTRIGLPETKLGIFPGWGGSARLPRLIGTPAAMDLMLTGRTVSAKAARAMGLIDKIAAPAVLVDAAAALALAGTKRPFKQRATAWATNTLLARKLLAPQMRKQVARKARKQHYPAPYALINVWERAGGSGIQARLAAERKAVVKLASTPTARNLVRLFFLTERLKALGGKDAGGAALAPIRHVHVIGAGVMGGDIAAWAAYKGFEVTLQDRDQRFIDTALTRGGELFAKRVKDNAKRPAVAARLRGDLAGAGVAQADLVIEAIIENPQAKRDLYQSVEPRLKPDALLTTNTSSIPLIELRGHIQRPAQFAGLHYFNPVAMMPLVEIVQHDRLDPANVTRLAAFCKALDKFPVPVAGTPGFLVNRVLFPYLLEAATAYAEGVPGPVLDKTAVQFGMPMGPIELIDTVGLDVAAGVGAELAPFLRLPIPAALSTVESGKRGKKDGQGLYKWENSRAVKPDVASGYAVPADLEDRLILPLLNEAVACLHDGVVADADLLDAGIIFGTGFAPFRGGPIQHIRSVGADALLERLQALHARYGERFAPRPGWDLPLLREAVV, from the coding sequence ATGCTTCCAGGTTTCGACGGGCTCCGATTCAGTCATTGGCAGGCCGACCTGCGCGAGGACGGCGTGGTGGTGCTCAGCCTTGATCGTCAGGGCGCACCGGTCAACGCACTTTCGCAGGAGGTGCTGCTCGAGTTGGACGCGCTGGTCGAGCGGCTGGCACTGGAGCCGCCCAAGGGCGTGGTACTGCGCTCGGGCAAGGCCAACGGTTTCATCGCCGGTGCCGATCTGAAGGAGTTTCAGGAATTCGACCGCAAGGGCACGGTCAATGACGCGATCCATCGCGGCCAGAGTGTCTTTCAGAAGCTGGCCGAACTGCACTGTCCTACGGTTGCGGCAATCCACGGCTTCTGCATGGGGGGCGGCACCGAGATCGCACTGGCCTGCCGCTACCGGGTAGCCTCCAACGATGGCAGCACACGCATTGGCCTGCCGGAGACCAAGCTCGGCATCTTTCCCGGCTGGGGCGGCAGCGCCCGCTTGCCGCGTCTGATCGGCACACCTGCTGCGATGGATTTGATGCTGACCGGCCGCACTGTGTCGGCCAAGGCCGCGCGTGCGATGGGCTTGATCGACAAGATCGCTGCGCCTGCCGTACTGGTCGATGCGGCCGCGGCGTTGGCACTGGCCGGTACCAAGCGACCGTTCAAACAGCGCGCCACCGCCTGGGCCACCAATACCTTACTCGCGCGCAAACTGCTGGCGCCGCAGATGCGCAAGCAGGTCGCACGCAAGGCGCGCAAGCAGCACTACCCGGCGCCATATGCGCTGATCAACGTATGGGAGCGCGCCGGTGGCAGCGGCATCCAGGCCCGGCTCGCTGCCGAACGCAAGGCGGTGGTCAAACTCGCCAGCACGCCGACCGCGCGCAATCTGGTCCGTCTCTTCTTCCTCACCGAGCGCTTGAAAGCGCTAGGTGGCAAGGACGCCGGCGGCGCGGCACTGGCGCCCATTCGCCATGTGCATGTGATCGGTGCCGGGGTGATGGGCGGCGACATCGCGGCCTGGGCCGCTTACAAGGGCTTTGAGGTCACCCTGCAGGATCGCGACCAGCGCTTCATCGATACCGCGTTGACGCGCGGCGGCGAGTTGTTCGCCAAGCGGGTCAAGGACAACGCCAAGCGGCCGGCAGTCGCGGCGCGTCTGCGTGGCGACCTGGCCGGTGCAGGCGTGGCACAAGCCGATCTGGTGATCGAGGCGATCATCGAAAACCCACAGGCCAAGCGCGATCTGTATCAATCGGTAGAGCCGCGGCTCAAGCCCGATGCGTTGCTGACCACCAACACCTCGTCGATTCCGCTGATCGAGCTGCGTGGGCACATCCAACGTCCGGCGCAGTTCGCCGGCCTGCACTATTTCAATCCGGTGGCGATGATGCCGCTGGTGGAAATCGTGCAGCACGACCGTCTGGATCCGGCCAACGTCACGCGTCTTGCCGCGTTCTGCAAGGCATTGGACAAGTTCCCGGTGCCGGTCGCCGGCACGCCGGGTTTCCTGGTTAATCGCGTGCTGTTCCCGTATCTGCTCGAAGCGGCCACCGCGTATGCCGAAGGCGTGCCGGGCCCGGTGCTGGACAAGACCGCAGTGCAGTTCGGCATGCCGATGGGGCCGATCGAATTGATCGACACGGTTGGCCTGGATGTCGCCGCGGGCGTGGGCGCAGAACTGGCGCCCTTCCTGCGCTTGCCGATTCCAGCGGCACTCTCCACGGTGGAATCGGGCAAGCGCGGCAAAAAGGATGGCCAGGGCCTGTATAAGTGGGAGAACAGCCGCGCGGTCAAGCCCGACGTGGCCAGCGGCTATGCAGTGCCGGCCGATCTGGAAGATCGCCTGATCCTTCCACTGCTCAACGAAGCGGTGGCCTGCCTGCACGATGGCGTGGTGGCCGATGCGGATCTGCTCGATGCCGGTATCATCTTCGGCACCGGCTTCGCCCCGTTTCGCGGCGGCCCGATCCAGCACATCCGCAGTGTCGGCGCCGACGCGCTGCTCGAACGCCTGCAAGCACTGCATGCGCGTTACGGCGAGCGCTTCGCACCACGGCCAGGTTGGGATTTGCCGTTGTTGCGTGAGGCAGTGGTGTGA
- a CDS encoding cation diffusion facilitator family transporter: MGHDHNHAPSDIRHETPLWWALALTATFLLAEVIGAFVTNSLALLSDAAHMATDTVGLMIALLAVRLSRRPADARRTYGYVRLEALGALANGALLFAVGAYILWEAAQRLRAPQDISSSGMLLIAGFGLVTNLIAMKLLHAGSDESLNVKGAYLEVWSDMLGSVAVILGALLIRWTGWQWIDPVLAVLIGLWVLPRTWLLLREAINVLLEGVPKGIDLAQVRQTLISHPGVEDVHDLHVWALASSTPALTAHVVVSKAIDRDRLREALGALLHDRFEITHATLQVESGDCGTKPCGTPKGAQQGAADGNRHAHAHGVHHHH; encoded by the coding sequence ATGGGACACGACCACAACCACGCACCCAGCGACATCCGCCACGAAACACCGTTGTGGTGGGCGCTCGCGTTGACGGCCACATTCTTGTTGGCGGAAGTCATCGGTGCGTTCGTCACCAACAGCCTGGCGCTGCTTTCCGATGCGGCGCATATGGCCACCGACACCGTTGGCTTGATGATCGCACTGCTTGCGGTGCGGTTGAGTCGTCGCCCAGCCGACGCACGCCGCACCTATGGGTATGTGCGGCTCGAAGCGCTCGGTGCACTGGCCAACGGTGCGCTGTTGTTCGCAGTCGGTGCCTACATTCTGTGGGAAGCCGCGCAACGCTTGCGTGCGCCGCAGGACATTTCGTCCAGCGGTATGCTGCTGATCGCTGGCTTCGGCCTGGTGACCAATCTGATTGCGATGAAGCTGTTGCACGCCGGCAGCGACGAAAGCCTCAACGTCAAGGGCGCCTATCTGGAAGTCTGGAGCGACATGCTCGGCTCGGTGGCGGTGATCCTCGGCGCGCTGCTGATCCGCTGGACCGGCTGGCAATGGATCGATCCGGTATTGGCCGTGCTGATCGGCCTGTGGGTGCTGCCGCGCACCTGGCTGCTGCTACGCGAAGCGATCAATGTCTTGCTTGAAGGCGTCCCCAAGGGCATCGATTTGGCCCAGGTGCGTCAAACACTCATCAGCCATCCTGGCGTCGAAGACGTACACGACCTGCATGTGTGGGCACTGGCCTCCAGCACACCCGCACTCACTGCGCACGTGGTGGTGAGCAAAGCCATTGACCGCGACCGCCTGCGCGAAGCCCTCGGCGCGCTACTACACGACCGCTTCGAAATCACCCACGCCACCTTGCAAGTGGAAAGCGGCGACTGCGGCACCAAACCCTGCGGCACGCCAAAGGGTGCGCAACAAGGTGCTGCGGACGGCAATCGCCACGCACACGCGCATGGTGTGCATCACCACCATTGA
- the mmsB gene encoding 3-hydroxyisobutyrate dehydrogenase — protein sequence MSKIAFIGLGNMGGPMAANLIKAGHQLRVFDLVPAALNAATAAGAYAANSAADTLAGAEIVISMLPASRHVEGLYLGEAGVLAQIPDGALVIDCSTIAPVCARKVAEAAQARGLAMLDAPVSGGTAGAAAGSLTFIVGGEAETLERARPVLQAMGKNIFHVGNNGAGQVAKLCNNMALGVIMAATGEALALGIAQGLDPAVLSQMMAVSTGRSWATEVCNPWPGVLPNAPASRGYSGGFGNDLMLKDLGLVAESAVQAGVSIPLGELARNLYAINSQAGNGALDFSSVIKLVAKV from the coding sequence ATGAGCAAGATCGCTTTTATCGGCCTGGGCAATATGGGCGGACCGATGGCCGCCAACCTGATCAAGGCCGGGCATCAGCTGCGGGTGTTCGATCTGGTGCCAGCCGCACTGAACGCCGCTACGGCAGCCGGCGCCTACGCCGCGAACTCGGCAGCCGACACCTTGGCTGGCGCCGAGATCGTCATCTCGATGTTGCCTGCCAGCCGACATGTGGAAGGTCTGTATCTGGGCGAGGCCGGCGTCCTGGCGCAGATTCCCGACGGGGCGTTGGTCATCGACTGCAGCACCATCGCACCGGTTTGCGCACGCAAGGTCGCCGAAGCCGCACAGGCACGCGGGCTGGCGATGCTCGATGCGCCGGTCTCTGGCGGCACTGCGGGCGCAGCGGCAGGCAGCCTGACCTTTATCGTCGGCGGCGAAGCTGAAACGCTTGAGCGCGCCCGGCCGGTATTGCAGGCGATGGGCAAGAACATCTTCCACGTCGGCAACAACGGTGCTGGCCAGGTCGCCAAACTGTGCAACAACATGGCATTGGGGGTGATCATGGCCGCCACCGGCGAGGCGCTTGCGCTCGGCATTGCGCAAGGGTTGGACCCGGCCGTGCTGTCCCAGATGATGGCAGTTAGTACCGGGCGTAGCTGGGCCACCGAAGTGTGCAACCCGTGGCCGGGCGTGCTGCCCAATGCACCGGCATCGCGTGGCTATAGCGGCGGCTTCGGCAACGACCTGATGCTCAAGGATCTAGGTTTGGTCGCTGAGTCAGCAGTGCAGGCCGGCGTGTCGATTCCACTCGGTGAGCTGGCACGCAATCTCTATGCGATCAACAGCCAGGCTGGTAACGGCGCACTGGATTTTTCCAGCGTGATCAAGTTAGTGGCCAAGGTGTAG